A genomic window from Maledivibacter sp. includes:
- a CDS encoding efflux RND transporter periplasmic adaptor subunit, giving the protein MGKFKKKTIFIILAVLVVVAVVSLATVNAMKSKQQTGVDVKTVDIIKQDIISNIFTSGTVISKEEREITSDISGKVREIVVEEGMRVKKGDILARLDSDELQYELKQSEIKLEVAKDKLNQLRKEDRSNLETSYKNTKIEYNDAKKNYEDKKSLFDAGVVSKKDLDEAKSAMQTAYNDYALAKKKYDDADSLGEIRIQEKEVRVMELDIDKNKSDIEKTNIISPIDGTVIEVNISELAVVGSSTLMFRIQDTENLEVVTNISEYDIGRIKTGQSVKVTCDGAKNKEYKGTVAYISPNAVIEKNGQGSETAVKVKIDINDKNTQFKPNFSANVEINTANTKDALVVPYESIYEDKDGTKCIYIVKDDKAQKCVVETGIEGDMLVEIKGDGFKEKDLVISDPTERIKDGIEVKVNKGITGKKGN; this is encoded by the coding sequence ATGGGTAAATTTAAAAAGAAGACAATATTTATTATTTTGGCCGTATTAGTAGTTGTAGCAGTTGTGTCCCTAGCTACTGTAAATGCAATGAAATCAAAACAACAAACAGGGGTAGATGTCAAAACCGTGGATATTATAAAGCAAGATATAATATCTAATATCTTTACCAGTGGGACGGTTATTTCAAAGGAGGAAAGGGAAATAACCTCGGATATATCCGGTAAAGTAAGGGAAATAGTTGTGGAAGAAGGAATGAGGGTAAAAAAAGGAGATATACTTGCTAGGCTTGATTCCGATGAGCTTCAATATGAACTGAAGCAAAGTGAAATAAAGCTAGAGGTAGCTAAGGATAAGCTTAATCAGCTCCGAAAAGAAGATAGGTCAAATTTGGAGACAAGTTATAAAAATACTAAAATTGAGTACAATGATGCAAAGAAAAATTATGAAGATAAAAAATCCCTTTTCGATGCTGGAGTAGTAAGTAAAAAGGATTTAGATGAAGCAAAAAGTGCTATGCAGACAGCCTATAATGACTATGCTTTAGCAAAGAAAAAATATGATGATGCCGATAGCCTAGGAGAAATAAGAATACAGGAAAAAGAAGTAAGGGTTATGGAGCTTGATATAGATAAGAATAAATCAGACATAGAAAAAACTAATATAATCAGTCCTATAGATGGGACTGTAATAGAGGTCAATATTTCAGAACTAGCTGTTGTGGGGTCAAGCACATTAATGTTTAGAATTCAGGATACTGAAAATCTAGAGGTAGTAACTAATATAAGTGAATACGATATAGGAAGAATAAAAACAGGACAGTCAGTAAAGGTGACCTGCGATGGAGCCAAAAATAAGGAGTATAAGGGAACAGTAGCATACATATCTCCAAATGCAGTTATTGAGAAAAATGGACAGGGAAGTGAAACCGCTGTAAAGGTAAAAATAGATATTAATGATAAAAATACACAATTCAAGCCAAATTTTTCAGCAAATGTAGAAATAAATACGGCAAATACAAAGGATGCATTAGTTGTACCCTATGAATCCATATACGAAGATAAGGATGGAACTAAGTGTATATATATTGTTAAGGATGACAAGGCTCAAAAATGTGTTGTTGAAACGGGAATAGAAGGCGATATGTTAGTTGAGATAAAAGGTGACGGTTTCAAGGAAAAGGACTTAGTCATATCGGATCCTACAGAAAGAATCAAGGATGGTATAGAGGTTAAGGTCAATAAAGGAATAACGGGCAAGAAAGGAAATTAA
- a CDS encoding ABC transporter ATP-binding protein, which yields MISIQNLRKIYSNGSIKVEALKGVNLEIGEGEFVSIMGPSGSGKSTMMNILGCLDKPTDGKYELDNAKIEELNELELAKIRNIKIGFVFQSFNLLSRTSAYKNVELPMLYANVNSKERHAKAIEALKKVGLGDRIDHKPNELSGGQKQRVAIARALVNNPAVILADEPTGNLDSKSSDEIMDIFKQLNEEGATIVIVTHELDIAEKTKRIIVFKDGEIVEDTKQAPSSKF from the coding sequence ATGATTAGTATACAAAACTTACGGAAGATCTATAGCAATGGTAGTATCAAAGTTGAAGCTCTCAAGGGGGTAAACCTTGAAATAGGTGAAGGAGAGTTTGTTTCTATAATGGGACCATCGGGATCGGGAAAATCCACAATGATGAATATACTAGGATGTCTTGACAAACCCACCGATGGTAAATATGAGCTTGATAATGCTAAAATCGAAGAATTGAATGAACTAGAGTTAGCAAAAATTAGGAACATAAAGATAGGCTTTGTCTTCCAGTCATTTAATCTACTGTCAAGAACCTCCGCATATAAAAATGTAGAATTACCTATGCTTTATGCCAATGTCAATTCTAAGGAGAGACATGCTAAGGCGATAGAGGCTTTAAAGAAGGTAGGACTTGGAGATAGAATAGACCACAAGCCTAATGAGCTTTCTGGAGGTCAAAAACAAAGGGTTGCTATAGCCAGAGCCTTGGTTAACAATCCGGCCGTTATTCTGGCCGATGAGCCTACGGGAAACCTTGATTCTAAGTCTAGTGATGAGATCATGGATATATTTAAACAGCTCAATGAAGAAGGAGCCACCATTGTTATAGTAACCCATGAGCTTGATATAGCAGAAAAAACAAAAAGAATTATTGTTTTTAAAGATGGTGAAATAGTTGAAGATACAAAACAAGCTCCAAGTTCTAAATTCTAA
- a CDS encoding ABC transporter permease: MNFFESIKVALNAIWVNKMRSLLTMLGIIIGISSVIAVVALGQGSNTMMNKEFESFGVNRVYLTTSWRKNPTLRDYLKHEDMDALRRTFDDEIDAMSNDFNISGEVLSGKKKINVYINGVNDEYNKIEKKEMIKGRFIIKSDTKAKRNVVVIDEKMALDNFGRTDVLGERIIVSTRSRNISLLIVGVYRDKKSVFAGFGGEQVPNIYLPISTVEKMFGLGNRVHGIDMNLKQGVKIQETLDKMIKLLERRHGNIGEEKYRGYSAESEMETINKITGAMTMVVGAIAAISLLVGGIGVMNIMLVSVTERTREIGIRKAIGARHRDILLQFLVEAVIISGIGGILGTVIGVGLSYLISSFIKIPPTVSPVTILVAWVFSAGVGIFFGIYPANKAAKLDPIEALRYE, translated from the coding sequence GTGAACTTTTTTGAGAGTATAAAAGTGGCACTCAATGCCATATGGGTAAATAAAATGAGGTCACTGCTCACAATGCTTGGAATAATCATAGGTATATCTTCAGTTATAGCTGTAGTTGCATTGGGACAAGGCAGTAACACTATGATGAATAAGGAGTTTGAAAGCTTTGGTGTCAACAGGGTCTATTTAACAACAAGTTGGAGGAAAAATCCCACATTACGAGATTATCTTAAACATGAAGATATGGATGCACTTAGAAGGACCTTTGATGATGAAATAGATGCTATGTCAAACGATTTTAATATAAGTGGAGAAGTATTATCGGGGAAGAAGAAAATAAATGTATATATAAATGGGGTAAACGATGAATATAATAAAATAGAAAAAAAGGAAATGATAAAGGGTAGATTTATTATTAAAAGTGATACAAAGGCTAAGAGGAATGTAGTAGTTATAGATGAAAAAATGGCCTTGGATAACTTTGGAAGAACCGATGTTTTAGGTGAAAGAATTATAGTGAGTACTCGTTCTAGAAATATATCTTTGCTTATAGTTGGGGTTTACAGAGATAAAAAATCAGTGTTTGCAGGATTTGGTGGAGAACAGGTTCCAAATATTTATCTTCCTATTTCCACAGTTGAAAAAATGTTTGGATTAGGTAATAGAGTTCATGGAATAGACATGAATCTTAAACAGGGAGTCAAAATTCAAGAAACTCTGGATAAAATGATAAAGCTTTTAGAGAGACGTCATGGAAATATAGGGGAAGAAAAATATAGAGGCTATAGTGCAGAGAGTGAAATGGAAACAATAAATAAGATAACAGGTGCAATGACCATGGTGGTTGGAGCCATAGCGGCTATTTCATTATTGGTTGGTGGAATAGGTGTTATGAACATCATGCTTGTATCGGTTACTGAAAGGACTAGAGAGATCGGGATCAGAAAGGCCATCGGGGCTAGGCATAGGGATATATTACTTCAATTTTTAGTTGAGGCCGTTATTATATCAGGTATTGGGGGCATATTAGGAACGGTTATAGGTGTGGGATTATCCTACCTAATATCAAGCTTTATAAAAATACCACCTACGGTATCGCCAGTGACAATCCTAGTGGCGTGGGTATTCTCAGCGGGAGTAGGTATTTTCTTTGGTATATACCCTGCAAATAAGGCTGCAAAGCTTGATCCCATTGAAGCCTTGAGATATGAATAG
- the tsaD gene encoding tRNA (adenosine(37)-N6)-threonylcarbamoyltransferase complex transferase subunit TsaD — MKKELITLALESSCDETSVAVLRNGREVLSNIVSSQIDLHKKFGGVVPEVASRKHVENISYVVDEALEEANVTFEDIDMIGVTYGPGLVGALLVGLSTAKALAYSLNKPLVAVNHIEGHIYANFIQYKELEPPFICLVVSGGHTHLVHMKDYGVYEVLGKTRDDAAGEAFDKVARSIGLGYPGGPIIDKLSKEGNNKAIDFPRTYLENGSLDFSFSGLKSAVLNYLNNSRMKGIEIVKEDVAASFQQAVIDVLVDKTVLAAKQCGVDTIVLAGGVAANSGLRALLGERAEQNNFKLRVPPLSLCTDNAAMIGCAAYYDYINGYTADMYLNAIPNLKLGDKYGGLK, encoded by the coding sequence ATGAAAAAAGAATTAATTACTTTAGCATTAGAATCAAGCTGTGATGAAACATCAGTTGCTGTATTGAGAAATGGCAGAGAAGTACTTTCAAATATTGTTTCCTCTCAAATAGATTTACATAAAAAATTTGGAGGAGTAGTACCGGAGGTTGCATCAAGAAAGCATGTTGAAAATATTAGCTATGTTGTTGATGAAGCCCTTGAGGAAGCTAATGTTACCTTTGAGGATATAGATATGATAGGTGTGACCTATGGGCCAGGACTTGTTGGAGCTTTACTTGTAGGGTTATCCACTGCCAAGGCTCTAGCATATTCATTAAATAAGCCCCTTGTAGCAGTAAATCATATTGAGGGACATATTTATGCAAATTTTATACAGTACAAGGAATTAGAGCCTCCATTCATTTGTCTAGTAGTATCGGGAGGACATACTCATTTAGTGCATATGAAGGATTATGGAGTATATGAGGTGCTTGGAAAAACAAGGGATGATGCGGCTGGAGAAGCCTTTGACAAGGTTGCTAGATCAATTGGATTAGGATATCCTGGAGGACCCATAATTGATAAGCTTTCTAAGGAAGGCAATAATAAAGCCATTGATTTTCCTAGAACCTATTTGGAAAATGGTAGCTTAGATTTTAGCTTTAGTGGATTAAAATCTGCTGTTTTGAATTATTTAAACAATTCAAGGATGAAGGGAATAGAAATAGTCAAGGAAGATGTAGCAGCCAGTTTTCAACAAGCGGTTATCGATGTTTTAGTTGATAAAACCGTATTGGCGGCAAAACAATGTGGAGTCGATACCATTGTTTTAGCAGGTGGAGTAGCTGCTAATAGTGGACTTAGGGCACTGCTTGGTGAAAGAGCGGAGCAAAATAATTTTAAGCTTAGGGTGCCTCCATTGTCCTTATGTACAGATAATGCTGCTATGATTGGCTGTGCTGCATATTATGATTACATAAACGGTTACACAGCGGATATGTACCTAAATGCAATACCAAACTTAAAGTTGGGAGATAAGTATGGAGGGCTAAAGTAA
- the acpP gene encoding acyl carrier protein, producing MAFEKIKAIIIDQLGLDEDTTITMETSLIGDLEADSLDAVEVIMAIEDEFDIEIPDEDAEDFKNIGNIVKYVEERI from the coding sequence ATGGCATTTGAAAAAATTAAAGCAATAATTATCGATCAATTAGGATTGGATGAGGACACTACTATCACGATGGAAACTTCCCTAATAGGCGATCTTGAAGCAGATTCATTGGATGCTGTAGAAGTTATAATGGCTATAGAGGATGAATTCGATATCGAGATTCCCGATGAAGATGCTGAAGATTTTAAAAACATTGGCAACATAGTAAAATACGTAGAAGAAAGAATTTAG
- a CDS encoding ABC-F family ATP-binding cassette domain-containing protein, with protein sequence MIAVSCSNITKSFGIDLILKDISFTVNMGDKVGLIGKNGTGKSTLFKILTGQIPYDEGNIYISKNLSIGYLKQDLDFDTEKNIFEECMVVFKDIIEMEKRIRDLEKEISETIDHESHEFRNLMNLYSKLLDEFNNKNGYGYKSEIRGVLKGLGFEEDDFTKEIRKLSGGQKSRLNIAKLLLKKPSILLLDEPTNHLDIEAINWLEGFLKNYLGTILIISHDRYFLDQVVNKVIEIENKGIIEFEGSYTKYVDYKKNIYEQQMKKYLEQQKELAKQEEMIRRFKQHGTEKLANRAKSREKRLEKINILDKPVLNNKKTRIKLETKLKSGREVLKVRELSKSFDDHALFSDIEFDIYRHEKVALIGPNGVGKTTLFKILLKKLNSDTGNITVGHNVFMGYYDQEQENLSDNNTLVDEICNENPKISIPEARSLLASFLFMGDDVFKDVENLSGGEKSRLSLLKLMLSSDNFILLDEPTNHLDLPSKEVLEDALLEYDGTIFTISHDRYFLNKVATKILEISQDGIKEYLGNYDYYIEKKSELENPPEDSDVETITKTKLKEERKRKKMEEAEKKKHIQMVKNLEEEISTLEARLHELEHLMCDENIYTDPAKSKDIHEEYEASKMKLEKLYTLWEEKI encoded by the coding sequence ATGATAGCAGTTTCGTGTAGTAATATAACTAAATCCTTTGGAATAGATTTGATATTAAAGGATATTTCCTTTACCGTAAATATGGGAGATAAGGTGGGATTAATTGGTAAGAATGGAACGGGTAAATCTACCCTTTTTAAAATACTTACTGGCCAAATTCCCTATGACGAAGGAAATATATATATATCTAAAAATTTAAGTATAGGATATTTAAAGCAAGACCTAGATTTTGATACTGAAAAAAACATTTTTGAAGAATGTATGGTAGTCTTTAAAGATATAATAGAAATGGAAAAAAGAATTCGTGATCTTGAAAAGGAGATATCAGAAACAATCGATCATGAAAGCCATGAATTTAGAAATTTAATGAACCTTTACTCAAAACTACTCGATGAATTTAATAACAAAAACGGATATGGCTATAAAAGTGAGATTCGTGGTGTACTCAAGGGTCTTGGTTTTGAGGAAGATGACTTCACTAAGGAAATCAGAAAGCTCAGTGGAGGACAAAAATCTAGACTCAATATAGCCAAACTTCTTCTTAAAAAGCCTAGCATTCTACTTCTAGATGAACCCACAAACCATTTAGACATAGAGGCAATCAATTGGCTTGAAGGTTTTCTTAAAAACTACTTGGGAACTATCTTAATAATTTCCCATGATAGATACTTTTTAGATCAAGTGGTTAACAAAGTTATTGAAATTGAAAATAAGGGTATTATCGAATTTGAAGGAAGCTATACAAAATATGTTGATTATAAAAAGAATATTTATGAGCAACAAATGAAAAAATACTTAGAACAGCAAAAAGAACTAGCTAAACAGGAAGAAATGATAAGAAGGTTTAAACAGCATGGCACAGAAAAATTAGCAAACAGAGCAAAAAGTAGAGAAAAACGCCTAGAAAAAATCAATATATTGGACAAGCCTGTACTTAATAATAAGAAGACAAGAATTAAGCTTGAAACAAAGCTTAAAAGCGGTAGAGAGGTACTAAAGGTCAGGGAGTTATCTAAATCCTTTGATGATCATGCTTTATTCTCAGATATAGAATTTGATATATATAGACATGAAAAAGTGGCTTTGATTGGCCCAAATGGTGTGGGTAAAACTACTTTATTCAAAATACTACTTAAAAAATTAAATTCCGATACTGGGAATATCACTGTAGGCCATAATGTATTTATGGGGTACTATGATCAAGAGCAGGAAAACTTGAGTGATAATAATACCCTTGTAGATGAAATCTGTAATGAAAACCCCAAAATATCTATTCCAGAAGCTAGGAGCCTTTTAGCATCCTTTCTTTTTATGGGAGATGACGTTTTTAAGGATGTGGAAAATCTTAGTGGTGGAGAAAAAAGCCGATTATCTCTTTTGAAGCTTATGCTATCAAGTGATAATTTTATCTTATTAGATGAACCTACTAATCACTTAGACCTACCTTCTAAGGAAGTATTAGAGGATGCACTCTTAGAATATGATGGAACCATTTTTACCATATCCCATGATAGATATTTTCTAAATAAAGTAGCGACGAAAATACTCGAAATATCTCAAGATGGGATTAAGGAATACTTAGGGAATTATGATTATTATATAGAGAAAAAAAGCGAACTTGAAAACCCACCCGAGGATAGTGATGTAGAAACTATAACAAAAACAAAGCTTAAGGAAGAAAGAAAACGTAAAAAAATGGAAGAAGCTGAAAAGAAAAAGCATATACAGATGGTAAAGAATCTAGAAGAGGAAATATCAACCCTTGAAGCAAGACTACATGAACTAGAACATTTAATGTGCGACGAAAATATTTATACTGATCCCGCTAAAAGCAAGGATATTCATGAGGAATATGAGGCTTCAAAAATGAAATTAGAAAAGCTATATACCCTTTGGGAAGAAAAAATCTAA
- a CDS encoding redox-sensing transcriptional repressor Rex yields the protein MNEKSKISMAVIRRLPKYHRYLKDLLEKDIKRISSKELSDIIGFTASQIRQDLNNFGGYGQQGYGYNVEELYYEIGKILGLDKAYKTIIIGAGNLGQALANYTNFDKVGFEVKALFDINPKLFGIKIRDIEIKDMDDVGQFIKDNDIDIAIVCTNKDSAQEVAEKLVSGGIKAIWNFAPTDLRVSDNVTVENVHLVESLLTLTYLYKSTQE from the coding sequence ATGAACGAAAAATCGAAGATTTCAATGGCGGTAATAAGAAGATTACCTAAGTATCATAGATACTTAAAGGATTTATTAGAAAAAGATATAAAAAGGATTTCGTCAAAAGAGCTTAGTGATATAATTGGATTTACAGCATCTCAGATAAGACAAGATTTAAATAACTTTGGCGGCTACGGGCAGCAAGGATACGGATATAATGTAGAAGAGCTTTATTATGAGATAGGTAAAATCTTAGGACTGGACAAGGCTTACAAGACCATAATTATTGGGGCCGGTAATCTAGGACAAGCCCTTGCCAATTACACTAATTTTGATAAGGTTGGATTTGAAGTAAAAGCCCTATTTGATATTAATCCAAAGCTTTTTGGTATTAAAATAAGGGATATTGAAATTAAGGACATGGATGATGTTGGACAGTTTATAAAGGATAATGACATCGATATTGCTATCGTTTGTACAAATAAGGATAGTGCCCAGGAAGTAGCAGAAAAACTAGTTTCCGGTGGTATTAAAGCAATATGGAATTTTGCACCAACTGATTTAAGAGTTTCTGATAATGTAACAGTGGAGAATGTACATTTAGTTGAAAGTTTATTGACCCTTACATATCTCTACAAATCTACTCAGGAATAG